From Daucus carota subsp. sativus chromosome 6, DH1 v3.0, whole genome shotgun sequence, the proteins below share one genomic window:
- the LOC108226041 gene encoding uncharacterized protein LOC108226041 has translation MDQPPSPRRNPSRSTDMVLDEKDSARSTESELAGRKRVVRTGDPYYEAAVKRRSGGTALDEFLHKRMLSTMPSNVNTRNNANTNADKVFTERQPLRSLDINAPALNIPLSTQQHVPGFNQTQPCVTQNSLSGSVGQYAPAHYNQPKENVVKSSGHENKQLYIDGCGNSEAPRRRGRGPAVSKLYSHMLAVDAPVVSKKDSVKKDVSKPRRRGPGVNKIINSQESVIDLNKAPKAAKKPRTRGLGIEKLLAQRFGNEDGNKTDDINTPCTQGATHKSPTTADCRTPGSTVTYQTSVPHLHSTNRHAPHNTSENSSSTFASSYVLSRLHESESSRPFRPSSGASTSGVKDLSRDFDDAADDTEHDNLYDEGEDATEDSNPDMWQGYANLGPPNAICRQCNGIMWDMERNNKSNPNAAPIFSLCCKSGQVVLPPEKHAPEPLSSLLYGGSSTKHFRKNIRVYNCMFAMCSSGGKVDHKINRGGAPFCFKIRGQNMHFIGSLIPAEGEKPKFCQLYIYDTDNETENRIGAVGSSADDVDPVIVQSLTRMLNENNKLVKYFLTAQRRFRDNGQDEFKLILISSQAENGRPNIIGPSNEVAGLIVNASADTSGCRDTVCQTNQGYLKRVFETDAYFMQLQFPLLFPLGDDGYHTEIPLKRVKNRRQAPIDSTDVEAERKIREHVSMKEYYSYKLMIRLNEGLTPHLGGRLWQQYVIDAFTAMEQYRLDWISGNQTTIRSDLYTSVRDAVRRGDNDPSHVGKCVILPASFTGCKRYMSQYLCRIIP, from the exons ATGGACCAGCCACCATCTCCACGCAGAAATCCTTCCCGATCGACAG ATATGGTGCTCGACGAAAAAGACTCGGCACGTTCTACAGAAAGTGAATTGGCAG GACGCAAGCGAGTAGTTCGGACGGGTGATCCATACTACGAGGCAG CCGTTAAACGTCGCAGCGGTGGAACAGCACTCGATGAATTCTTGCACAAGAGGATGCTTTCAACGATGCCTTCAAATGTCAACACAAGGAACAATGCTAATACAAATGCTG ATAAAGTTTTTACCGAAAGGCAACCTCTCCGATCTCTTGACATCAATGCGCCTGCTCTGAACATCCCTTTGTCAACTCAGCAGCACGTCCCGGGGTTCAATCAAACGCAGCCATGTGTCACACAAAACTCTTTATCTGGAA GTGTCGGCCAGTATGCTCCTGCTCATTATAATCAACCAAAAGAAAATGTTGTCAAAAGTAGTGGCCATGagaacaaacaattatatattgatggatGTGGTAATTCTGAGG CTCCCAGACGTAGAGGAAGAGGTCCTGCAGTTTCAAAGTTGTATTCGCACATGCTTGCTGTTGATGCTCCAGTTGTATCAAAAAAAGACTCAGTAAAAAAGGATG TTTCAAAGCCGCGACGTCGTGGTCCAGGggttaacaaaataataaattcccAAGAATCAGTGATTGATCTTAACAAAGCGCCGAAGGCTG CAAAGAAACCAAGAACCAGAGGTCTAGGAATTGAAAAATTATTGGCGCAGAGGTTTGGTAATGAAGATGGCAATAAAACAG ATGACATTAATACACCATGCACACAGGGAGCTACTCACAAGTCTCCAACTACTGCCG ATTGCAGGACTCCCGGTAGCACTGTAACCTACCAGACAAGTGTTCCTCACTTGCACAGCACAAACAGGCATGCTCCTCACAACACGTCTGAGAATTCAAGTTCTACTTTCGCATCGTCTTATGTGTTGTCCCGGCTACACGAATCAG AGTCTAGCAGACCTTTCCGGCCAAGTAGTGGCGCGTCTACGTCTGGTGTTAAGGATCTCTCCCGGGATTTTGACGATGCAGCTGATGATACAGAGCATGATAATCTGTATGATGAAG GTGAGGATGCGACTGAGGATTCTAATCCTGATATGTGGCAAGGCTATGCCAACCTCGGTCCTCCAAATGCTATTTGCCGACAATGTAACGGAATAATGTGGGATATGGAGCGCAACAATAAATCAAATCCGAATGCAGCTCCTATTTTCTCATTGTGCTGTAAGAGTGGTCAAGTTGTTCTCCCCCCGGAGAAGCATGCTCCTGAGCCATTATCTTCTCTACTCTATGGAGGTTCCAGTACAAAACATTTCCGAAAGAATATCCGCGTGTATAATTGTATGTTTGCAATGTGTTCAAGTGGTGGGAAAGTCGACCACAAAATTAATAGAGGTGGAGCGCCTTTCTGTTTCAAGATTAGAGGACAGAATATGCACTTTATTGGAAGCCTCATTCCCGCTGAGGGGGAAAAACCAAAGTTTTGTCAGCTATACATATACGATACTGATAATGAAACTGAAAATAGAATTGGAGCTGTCGGTTCAAGTGCGGATGATGTGGATCCAGTTATAGTTCAAAGTCTAACACGGATGCTTAATGAGAATAACAAGTTGGTGAAATATTTTCTCACTGCTCAGAGGAGATTCCGAGATAATGGACAAGATGAGTTCAAGTTGATACTCATATCATCACAAGCAGAAAATGGTCGTCCGAACATTATTGGTCCATCCAATGAGGTTGCAGGTTTGATTGTTAATGCCAGTGCAGATACATCTGGGTGTAGAGACACTGTGTGCCAAACTAACCAAGGTTACCTAAAGCGTGTATTTGAGACAGATGCTTATTTCATGCAGCTCCAGTTTCCTCTTTTATTTCCACTAGGAGATGATGGATATCACACGGAGATTCCACTGAAAAGGGTTAAAAATAGAAGACAAGCACCAATTGATAGCACTGATGTAGAAGCTGAACGGAAAATCAGAGAGCATGTTTCAATGAAAgaatattattcatataaattgatGATACGGCTGAATGAAG GTTTAACACCTCATCTTGGTGGAAGATTGTGGCAACAATATGTGATTGACGCCTTCACTGCCATGGAGCAGTACAGATTGGACTGGATATCTGGAAACCAGACAACTATTCGTTCTGATCTTTATACCTCTGTGCGTGATGCTGTCCGTAGGGGAGATAATGATCCCTCACATGTTGGAAAATGTGTTATACTACCTGCCTCTTTTACAGGATGCAAGCGCTATATGTCTCAGTATTTGTGCCGCATCATTCCTTGA